One stretch of Akkermansia massiliensis DNA includes these proteins:
- a CDS encoding Amuc_1098 family type IV pilus outer membrane protein — protein sequence MDHAPLYQPKRSLIALMAIAASCPFAQAGDGGAVGTSSALGSSYAGPGSYYQSDAARIAMARREAQTQEAMQLLAEGRNLYREGKYKEALDKYNAAYNMLPSAPINDQRKEAIANHIGDASIAVAQEYIKVGRYDEADKLLQDAIKLNPRSAKLAKQTLEYMKDPIRTNPALTPEHVKNVEKVNTLLHMAYGYYDLGDYDKAIAEFNKVLSIDPYNVAARRGQETVNRRRMAYYAAAYDETRSTMLAEVDKMWERPIPMEVPTGADGADNAPITDVNGATANLMKLKSIIIPSVSFEDTTVEDAIDYLRKKSIELDRTVGPNGERGINFVINDSQPAAVTPTAPAADDGGFGEESTDVTEVAPVAAPQESIRTRKIGQLKLTNVPMLEVLRFICSNAGLRQKVEDYAVTILPAGGNDVDLYQRTFSVPPGFQSALRTTVGDGGGDVSEDPFGGGGESSSGLKPMPSIRSLLQKSGISFPEGATAFLVNGNSSLVVRNTSGNLDLIEQLIENTRGESQQVRIMTKFVEVTQENTEELGFDWIVTPFSVSNDRSTFLGGGTNYGTGLVPDDFTQSPGGVSGWPVNNNSTNTDGNGLINGLATGGNRTGDYAIAKNSVDNLLNSTNRTEATKKNPAPGIMSLTGIYDEGAFQMLMRGLSQKKGSDVLTAPSVTAKSGETAKIEIIREFWYPTEYEPPELPNNVSSWGGGNYNNRNNVLDDLVGTENQAQVTSFPVTPATPGVFEMKPVGVTLEVVPTIGDNKYIIDLNFKPSIVEFEGFVNYGSPIQSTGVGSDGKPMSLTLTENRIEQPIFSKRSVETSLFIYDGHTVAIGGLITENVQTVEDKVPIFGDLPLIGRFFRSNSDNHIKKNLMIFVTGQIIDATGQPVRGNALPTAAAPESALPASEGLLPPM from the coding sequence ATGGACCACGCACCACTTTATCAACCGAAGCGTTCCCTGATCGCGCTGATGGCCATTGCTGCCTCCTGCCCGTTTGCGCAGGCTGGTGATGGCGGCGCCGTCGGAACCTCCAGTGCCTTGGGATCGTCCTACGCCGGACCGGGCAGTTACTACCAGTCCGATGCAGCGCGCATAGCCATGGCCCGCCGCGAAGCGCAGACCCAGGAAGCCATGCAGCTCCTTGCAGAAGGCCGCAACCTGTACCGCGAAGGCAAGTACAAGGAAGCCCTGGACAAATACAATGCCGCTTACAACATGCTGCCCTCCGCGCCGATCAACGACCAGCGCAAGGAAGCCATCGCCAACCACATTGGCGACGCCAGCATCGCCGTTGCTCAGGAATACATCAAAGTGGGCCGCTATGACGAAGCCGACAAGCTTCTCCAGGACGCCATCAAGCTCAATCCCCGGAGCGCCAAGCTTGCCAAGCAGACGCTCGAATACATGAAGGACCCGATTCGCACGAATCCGGCGCTTACACCCGAACACGTCAAGAACGTGGAAAAGGTGAACACCCTCCTTCACATGGCCTATGGTTACTATGACCTCGGCGACTACGACAAAGCCATCGCCGAATTCAACAAGGTTCTTTCCATTGACCCGTACAACGTGGCAGCCCGCCGCGGACAGGAAACGGTCAACCGCCGCAGAATGGCCTATTATGCGGCCGCCTACGACGAGACCCGCAGCACCATGCTTGCGGAAGTAGACAAAATGTGGGAACGCCCCATTCCGATGGAAGTCCCGACGGGAGCCGACGGAGCGGACAACGCCCCGATCACGGATGTCAACGGCGCCACGGCCAACCTGATGAAGCTCAAGAGCATCATCATCCCCTCCGTCTCCTTTGAAGACACCACCGTGGAAGACGCCATCGACTACCTGCGCAAGAAGTCCATCGAACTGGACCGTACGGTAGGCCCGAACGGCGAACGCGGCATCAACTTTGTTATCAACGACTCCCAGCCCGCAGCCGTTACTCCGACAGCTCCCGCAGCTGACGACGGCGGCTTCGGCGAGGAATCAACGGACGTCACGGAAGTCGCTCCGGTTGCCGCTCCGCAGGAAAGCATCCGCACCCGCAAGATCGGCCAGCTCAAGCTGACCAACGTTCCCATGCTGGAAGTGCTCCGCTTCATCTGCAGCAACGCCGGCCTGCGCCAGAAGGTGGAAGACTATGCCGTCACCATCCTTCCTGCCGGCGGCAATGACGTGGATCTCTACCAGCGCACCTTCTCCGTGCCTCCGGGCTTCCAGTCCGCTCTCCGCACCACCGTCGGCGACGGCGGCGGCGACGTCAGCGAAGACCCCTTCGGCGGCGGCGGTGAAAGCTCCTCCGGCCTCAAGCCCATGCCCTCCATCCGCAGCCTGCTGCAAAAGAGCGGCATCAGCTTCCCGGAAGGCGCCACGGCATTCCTTGTCAACGGCAACTCCTCCCTGGTCGTCCGCAATACCTCCGGCAACCTGGACCTGATCGAACAGCTCATTGAAAACACCCGCGGCGAATCCCAGCAGGTGCGCATCATGACCAAGTTCGTGGAAGTGACCCAGGAAAACACGGAAGAACTCGGCTTTGACTGGATCGTTACGCCGTTCTCCGTCAGCAACGACCGCAGCACCTTCCTGGGCGGCGGCACGAACTACGGCACCGGCCTCGTTCCTGATGACTTCACCCAGTCCCCTGGCGGCGTAAGCGGCTGGCCCGTGAACAACAACAGCACCAATACGGACGGCAACGGCCTGATCAACGGCCTCGCCACCGGCGGCAACCGCACGGGCGACTACGCCATTGCCAAGAACTCCGTGGACAACCTGCTGAACAGCACCAACCGCACTGAAGCCACCAAGAAGAATCCGGCTCCCGGCATCATGTCCCTGACGGGCATCTATGACGAAGGCGCCTTCCAGATGCTGATGCGCGGCCTGTCCCAGAAGAAGGGTTCCGACGTTCTCACCGCTCCCAGCGTGACCGCCAAGTCCGGTGAAACCGCCAAGATTGAAATCATCCGCGAATTCTGGTACCCCACCGAATACGAACCCCCGGAACTTCCCAACAACGTGAGCAGCTGGGGCGGCGGCAACTACAATAACCGGAACAACGTTCTGGATGACCTTGTAGGCACCGAAAACCAGGCCCAGGTCACCAGCTTCCCCGTCACTCCCGCCACTCCCGGCGTGTTTGAAATGAAGCCCGTCGGCGTGACCCTGGAAGTTGTGCCCACCATTGGTGACAACAAGTACATCATTGACCTCAACTTCAAGCCCAGCATCGTGGAATTTGAAGGCTTCGTGAACTACGGCAGCCCGATCCAGTCCACCGGCGTTGGTTCCGACGGCAAGCCGATGTCCCTGACTCTGACGGAAAACCGCATTGAGCAGCCCATCTTCTCCAAGCGTTCCGTTGAAACGTCCCTGTTCATCTACGACGGCCACACCGTGGCAATCGGTGGTTTGATCACGGAAAACGTGCAGACGGTGGAAGACAAGGTGCCGATCTTCGGTGACCTGCCTCTCATCGGACGCTTCTTCCGCAGCAACTCCGACAACCACATCAAGAAGAATCTGATGATCTTCGTGACGGGACAGATCATTGACGCCACGGGCCAGCCCGTACGCGGCAACGCCCTTCCCACCGCGGCCGCTCCGGAAAGCGCACTGCCTGCTTCCGAAGGCCTGCTGCCTCCCATGTAG
- the coaE gene encoding dephospho-CoA kinase (Dephospho-CoA kinase (CoaE) performs the final step in coenzyme A biosynthesis.), whose product MKTLIVTGGIATGKSTAIRLLMEKGGPRLRLFDCDAEAGRLLDGGRLRERLSSAFGPASVDEDGRADRNFLRELVFRNPESRRTLEGIIHPLLHQECLAQMRAARQNAAVAGFVIDVPLFFETSARYHQDAVCVVAVSRETQKTRLALRNGFREDMIEAILAAQRPIMEKVAAADFVLWNEGPPDLLRQQIQRLYQHFFHD is encoded by the coding sequence ATGAAGACGCTGATCGTGACCGGCGGAATCGCCACCGGAAAGTCCACCGCCATCCGCCTGCTGATGGAGAAGGGGGGGCCGCGCCTGCGCCTTTTTGACTGTGATGCGGAGGCAGGCAGGCTGCTGGACGGCGGCAGGCTTAGGGAGAGGCTCTCCAGCGCCTTCGGACCCGCCAGCGTGGATGAAGACGGCCGCGCGGACAGGAACTTCCTGCGGGAGCTTGTCTTCCGGAATCCGGAAAGCCGCAGGACGCTGGAAGGAATCATTCACCCCCTGCTGCACCAAGAATGTCTTGCGCAAATGCGGGCGGCACGTCAGAATGCGGCGGTAGCCGGGTTTGTCATTGACGTGCCCCTGTTTTTTGAAACATCGGCGCGCTACCACCAGGATGCCGTGTGCGTGGTGGCCGTTTCCCGGGAAACGCAGAAGACCCGCCTGGCTCTCAGGAACGGATTCCGTGAGGACATGATTGAAGCCATTCTGGCGGCCCAGCGTCCTATCATGGAAAAAGTGGCCGCGGCCGATTTCGTCCTCTGGAACGAAGGACCGCCGGACCTGCTCCGCCAGCAAATCCAAAGACTCTACCAACATTTTTTTCATGACTGA
- the rho gene encoding transcription termination factor Rho, whose amino-acid sequence MTEELDNKPLPSGEDPQAAPPKPLPAPEGISEEHPAAAPEENAGDTACAPAVPARSEEASAPVPEQIDINELRERPLNDLQEMAESLPIRNAASLTKSQLIFELGKQLLAKGHEVVVSGVMEQAKDNYAMLRDPVKSFRTSPDDIYLGGNLIKPLHLRVGQQIKVRLRKLRPHDKYLSASSVISVEGIPAEEYRARSDFERLTPLFPKERLLLENKEVNSAAMRVLDLMTPFGKGQRGLIVAPPRGGKTVLLKTIARSIRANYPEVELIVLLLDERPEEVTDFEETVDAPVYASTFDEPSRRHAQVSDLVIERAKRLVEMGKDVVILLDSLTRLARGYNANQTGGRIMSGGLGSNALEKPRKFFSAARNVEEGGSLTIIATCLVDTESRMDEVIFEEFKGTGNLEIRLDRELSERRIYPAISLSQSGTRNDDRLYNEQEFVKIMQLRRQLAMKPGWEGLQALLQNISKTQNNAELLLTGLR is encoded by the coding sequence ATGACTGAAGAACTCGACAACAAGCCCCTCCCCTCCGGAGAGGATCCGCAGGCGGCTCCCCCCAAGCCCCTTCCCGCACCGGAAGGGATTTCTGAGGAACATCCGGCTGCCGCTCCGGAGGAAAACGCAGGGGATACGGCCTGCGCTCCGGCAGTCCCGGCCCGGTCGGAGGAAGCCTCCGCTCCCGTTCCGGAACAGATTGACATCAATGAACTGCGGGAACGCCCCCTGAACGATCTTCAGGAGATGGCGGAAAGCCTCCCTATCCGGAACGCGGCCTCCCTCACCAAGTCCCAACTGATTTTTGAGCTGGGAAAGCAGCTTCTGGCAAAGGGCCATGAAGTAGTCGTCTCCGGAGTCATGGAACAGGCCAAGGACAATTACGCCATGCTGAGGGATCCGGTCAAAAGCTTCCGCACCTCTCCGGATGATATTTACCTGGGCGGCAACCTCATTAAGCCCCTGCACCTCCGCGTAGGCCAGCAGATCAAGGTCAGGCTGCGCAAGCTGCGTCCCCATGACAAGTACCTTTCCGCCTCTTCCGTCATCAGCGTGGAAGGCATCCCCGCAGAAGAGTACCGGGCGCGCAGTGACTTTGAACGCCTCACCCCCCTCTTCCCGAAGGAACGCCTCCTTCTGGAAAACAAGGAGGTCAATTCCGCCGCCATGCGCGTGCTGGACCTCATGACCCCCTTCGGCAAAGGCCAGCGCGGCCTGATCGTGGCGCCCCCGCGCGGCGGCAAAACCGTTCTTCTGAAAACAATCGCCCGTTCCATCAGGGCCAATTATCCGGAAGTGGAATTGATCGTGCTGCTGCTGGACGAACGCCCGGAGGAAGTAACGGATTTTGAAGAAACCGTGGATGCTCCGGTGTACGCCTCCACCTTTGACGAGCCTTCCCGCCGCCACGCCCAGGTTTCCGACCTGGTCATTGAGAGAGCCAAGCGGCTGGTGGAAATGGGCAAGGACGTCGTCATCCTGCTGGACTCCCTTACCCGGCTGGCCCGCGGCTACAACGCCAACCAGACGGGGGGACGCATCATGTCCGGCGGCCTGGGTTCCAATGCGCTGGAAAAACCGCGCAAGTTCTTTTCCGCCGCGCGCAACGTGGAGGAAGGCGGCAGCCTGACCATCATCGCCACGTGCTTGGTGGATACGGAGTCCAGAATGGATGAAGTGATTTTTGAAGAATTCAAGGGAACGGGCAATTTGGAAATCCGGCTGGACCGGGAGCTTTCCGAACGGCGCATTTATCCGGCCATCTCCCTTTCCCAGAGCGGCACCCGCAATGACGACAGGCTGTACAACGAACAGGAGTTCGTCAAGATCATGCAGCTTCGCCGCCAGCTCGCCATGAAGCCGGGCTGGGAAGGCCTCCAGGCCCTCCTGCAAAATATCTCCAAGACACAGAACAATGCGGAACTCCTGCTGACAGGGCTGCGTTAA
- a CDS encoding heavy metal translocating P-type ATPase — MSTEHPHEHFSQGASCCAGGCCSGSCCGSGDAIRPVPAVLGIALFVAALVMGSDSWSGMAAYAAAYLLIGWDVLKAAFLGLRHGRAMDENFLMSIASLGAMFLGDYSEAVGVMLFYRVGEYLQERAVGSSRRSVSELMNLRPESVHVREGGTVRDVPPAEVRPGSVIEVRPGERVPLDGTVTEGNSVLDTSAMTGESLPVEAGAGSTVLAGYINGQGVLEVRTDRDWRHSALARVQELVEAASGHKSPLEGRLSTFSRIYTPLVISIAVLVFLLYPFVTGGSWTDGLFRALVLLVISCPCALVLSIPLGFFAGIGRAARQGILLKGSNYLDALRKVKTVVFDKTGTLTEGVFSVDEVLPRDGVTPEELLYWAAHAESSASHPLGRSIVKAYEGSLFPDRVAELVEVTGGGVSARVEGKAVLVGKKAFLQEAGVEAGEEEDRGVTIYVALDGVPLGRLRLSDRIKPGAEQAVRELRGLGVSNLVMLTGDSSSAGAEVGRKLGLDEVFSGLMPAGKLEHVRRLKPEEGLLAFVGDGMNDAPSLAAADIGIAMGGVGSDTALQAADVVVMKGDPVAVPQGMVLSRATERIIVQNIVLILGVKLLVMVLGILGLAGMWAAVMADVGVCLLAVGNSMRIFRVQLDA, encoded by the coding sequence ATGAGTACGGAACATCCCCACGAACATTTTTCACAAGGAGCTTCCTGCTGCGCCGGAGGGTGCTGTTCAGGAAGCTGCTGCGGCTCCGGAGACGCCATCAGGCCCGTTCCCGCCGTGCTGGGCATCGCTCTGTTTGTCGCCGCCCTGGTGATGGGAAGCGATTCCTGGAGCGGCATGGCTGCATATGCGGCGGCCTACCTGCTGATAGGCTGGGATGTATTGAAGGCGGCTTTTCTGGGGTTGAGGCACGGGCGTGCCATGGATGAAAATTTCCTGATGAGCATTGCCTCCCTGGGAGCGATGTTCCTGGGGGATTATTCCGAAGCCGTCGGGGTGATGCTTTTCTACCGCGTGGGAGAATATCTCCAGGAGCGCGCGGTGGGCAGTTCCCGCCGGTCCGTGAGCGAACTGATGAACCTGAGGCCTGAATCCGTCCATGTGAGAGAGGGCGGCACTGTCCGTGACGTTCCTCCCGCGGAGGTCCGGCCCGGTTCCGTGATTGAAGTGCGCCCCGGAGAGCGTGTCCCGCTGGACGGCACGGTGACGGAAGGGAATTCCGTCCTGGATACCTCCGCCATGACCGGTGAATCCCTTCCGGTGGAGGCCGGGGCCGGAAGCACCGTGCTGGCCGGGTACATCAACGGACAGGGCGTGCTGGAGGTGCGCACGGACCGGGACTGGCGGCATTCCGCCCTGGCGAGGGTCCAGGAACTGGTGGAAGCCGCTTCCGGCCATAAATCCCCCCTGGAAGGAAGGCTGTCCACGTTTTCACGCATCTATACGCCGCTGGTGATCTCCATTGCCGTTCTGGTGTTCCTGCTTTATCCCTTCGTCACGGGCGGAAGCTGGACGGACGGCCTGTTCCGCGCGCTGGTGCTGCTGGTGATCTCCTGCCCCTGTGCGCTGGTGCTGTCCATCCCGCTGGGCTTCTTTGCCGGGATAGGGCGGGCGGCGCGGCAGGGAATTCTGCTGAAAGGGAGCAACTACCTGGATGCCCTGCGGAAAGTGAAGACGGTGGTGTTTGACAAGACCGGAACCTTGACGGAGGGCGTCTTTTCCGTGGATGAAGTGCTTCCACGTGACGGAGTAACGCCGGAGGAATTGCTGTACTGGGCGGCGCACGCGGAAAGCTCCGCCTCCCACCCGCTGGGGCGTTCCATCGTAAAGGCGTATGAAGGCAGCCTGTTCCCGGACCGTGTGGCGGAGCTGGTGGAAGTAACGGGGGGCGGCGTTTCCGCCCGTGTGGAAGGGAAGGCTGTGCTGGTGGGGAAAAAGGCTTTTCTCCAGGAGGCGGGAGTAGAGGCAGGGGAGGAAGAGGATCGCGGCGTAACCATTTACGTGGCTCTGGACGGCGTTCCGCTGGGACGTTTGCGTCTGTCTGACCGGATCAAGCCGGGGGCGGAACAGGCGGTGCGGGAATTGAGGGGGCTGGGCGTTTCCAACCTGGTGATGCTGACGGGGGATTCCTCCTCCGCCGGTGCGGAGGTGGGGCGCAAGCTGGGGCTGGACGAGGTGTTCAGCGGGCTGATGCCGGCCGGCAAGCTGGAGCACGTGCGCCGGCTGAAGCCGGAAGAAGGCCTGCTCGCCTTTGTGGGGGACGGCATGAATGACGCTCCTTCCCTGGCTGCCGCGGACATCGGCATAGCCATGGGCGGCGTAGGGTCTGATACGGCTCTCCAGGCTGCGGACGTGGTGGTGATGAAAGGAGACCCCGTTGCCGTTCCGCAGGGAATGGTTCTGTCACGGGCGACGGAGCGCATTATCGTGCAGAACATTGTTCTCATCCTGGGCGTCAAACTGCTGGTGATGGTGCTGGGTATTCTGGGGCTGGCCGGTATGTGGGCCGCCGTCATGGCGGATGTAGGCGTCTGCCTGCTTGCGGTGGGCAACTCCATGCGTATTTTCCGGGTACAACTGGACGCGTGA
- a CDS encoding ROK family protein, whose protein sequence is MSFSEPCTLAVDFGGTSIKMGVTAGDRILATADRIPTAMFESPQAIIEAMIAAALNLRGQFPSACVMGMGMPGWCDYYRGTLYQLTNVRVWDHEVPVKELMEQALGLPVVLDNDANCMAYAEWKLGAGRGMSSLVCLTMGTGIGGGIVVNDRILRGKRLSTGELGQTSIHYQGKPGPFGNRGAIEEYIGNNELAAEAVKRYAGAGIVKTVNECTPRDLDEAARAGCPIALQLWEDTAEMLACLIMNLMYTLVPDAFIIGGGVAKAGDLLMKPLLKNLREQLFPMHMEELKILPARFGAEAGLLGAGAMAMDEFLGQGVLERFKKEEVAKALC, encoded by the coding sequence GGACCGCATTCCCACCGCCATGTTTGAAAGTCCCCAGGCGATTATTGAGGCCATGATTGCGGCGGCCCTGAACCTGCGCGGGCAATTCCCGTCCGCCTGCGTGATGGGCATGGGGATGCCGGGATGGTGCGATTACTACAGGGGGACTCTTTACCAGCTTACCAATGTCCGGGTATGGGACCATGAAGTTCCGGTGAAGGAGCTGATGGAGCAGGCGCTGGGCCTCCCCGTCGTGCTGGACAATGACGCCAACTGCATGGCGTATGCGGAATGGAAGCTGGGCGCCGGGCGCGGCATGTCCAGCCTGGTGTGCCTGACCATGGGGACGGGCATTGGCGGCGGCATTGTGGTGAATGACCGCATCCTCCGGGGGAAACGGCTTTCCACCGGGGAGCTGGGCCAGACGAGCATCCATTACCAGGGCAAGCCCGGCCCGTTCGGCAACCGGGGAGCCATTGAAGAATACATCGGCAACAACGAACTGGCGGCGGAGGCGGTCAAACGGTATGCCGGGGCGGGAATCGTCAAAACCGTGAACGAATGCACGCCCAGGGACCTGGACGAAGCCGCCCGCGCGGGCTGTCCCATCGCCCTCCAGCTATGGGAGGACACGGCGGAAATGCTGGCCTGTCTCATCATGAACCTGATGTACACGCTGGTGCCGGACGCCTTCATCATTGGCGGGGGGGTAGCCAAGGCCGGAGACCTGCTCATGAAGCCCCTGCTGAAGAACCTCAGGGAGCAATTGTTCCCCATGCACATGGAGGAGCTGAAAATCCTGCCCGCCAGATTTGGCGCGGAAGCGGGGCTGCTGGGCGCCGGCGCCATGGCGATGGACGAATTCCTGGGGCAGGGAGTTCTGGAACGTTTTAAGAAAGAAGAAGTAGCAAAAGCTCTTTGTTAG